The Carnobacterium mobile DSM 4848 genome includes a window with the following:
- the mvaD gene encoding diphosphomevalonate decarboxylase produces the protein MTEKKVRAYTNIALIKYWGKRNEELILPTSSSLSLTLDAFYTETSVSFNADVDQDTFYLNDHLQDTAATQKVSRFLQLFREPAGISSPALIKSTNFVPTAAGLASSASGMAALAGAANLASGLDLNPRDLSLIARRGSGSATRSIYGGFVEWQMGTTSADSYAVPIDDACWDIGMVVVVVNHHEKSVSSREGMKNTVATSPFYAGWLESTAKDLIEIKEAIRSQDFQKLGEITESNGMKMHGTMLGANPPLSYWEPDSVVAMQLVRQLRKEGIPCYFTMDAGPNVKVLCRLSDSAKIKTRFAEVFQNDQLIVAKPGPGLQVLTSN, from the coding sequence ATGACTGAAAAAAAAGTACGAGCTTACACCAATATTGCTCTGATCAAATACTGGGGCAAACGTAATGAAGAATTGATTTTACCGACAAGTAGCAGCCTGTCTTTGACGCTGGATGCTTTTTACACAGAAACTTCTGTTTCTTTTAACGCTGACGTTGATCAAGACACATTTTATTTAAATGATCACTTACAGGATACAGCAGCTACTCAAAAAGTCAGCCGTTTTTTACAGCTCTTTAGAGAACCAGCTGGCATTTCATCTCCGGCTTTGATTAAAAGTACAAACTTTGTACCAACAGCTGCTGGGCTTGCTTCTTCTGCTTCAGGTATGGCTGCCTTAGCAGGAGCAGCTAATCTAGCGAGCGGCTTAGATTTAAACCCGCGCGACTTATCTTTAATTGCACGACGCGGTTCTGGTTCAGCTACCCGCAGTATATACGGCGGCTTTGTTGAATGGCAGATGGGAACTACTTCTGCAGATTCTTATGCTGTTCCTATCGATGATGCCTGTTGGGATATTGGCATGGTGGTTGTAGTTGTCAACCATCACGAGAAGTCCGTATCCAGCCGTGAAGGAATGAAAAACACGGTAGCTACTTCTCCTTTTTATGCCGGTTGGCTAGAAAGCACAGCCAAGGATCTGATCGAAATAAAAGAAGCTATCCGTTCGCAAGACTTCCAAAAATTAGGCGAAATAACAGAAAGCAATGGGATGAAAATGCATGGAACCATGTTAGGTGCTAACCCGCCGCTTTCTTATTGGGAGCCAGACAGTGTTGTTGCCATGCAGTTAGTACGCCAATTGCGAAAAGAAGGTATTCCTTGTTATTTCACAATGGATGCAGGACCAAATGTGAAAGTCTTATGCCGTTTATCAGATAGTGCTAAAATTAAAACGAGATTTGCAGAAGTTTTTCAAAACGATCAATTGATTGTTGCTAAACCCGGTCCGGGATTACAAGTACTAACAAGCAATTGA
- the mvk gene encoding mevalonate kinase, giving the protein MKATGTANGKIILMGEHSVVYGEPAVAIPFPATSIETTIKKITGPVTLDCFFYHGPFSQAPERLLNVTTVIMKTLEKLQQPLENFSITIKSTIPAERGMGSSAAVAAATIRALFNYFKKELTTACLMELTDISEKIAHGNPSGLDTAMTSSQSPLFFIKGQPIIPFSLNVSAYLVVADTGVTGQTKEAINSIALLSQRSPEKTTVGIHTLGKLTRQAKLAIEQNRPADLGVYMNEAHHLLDFLGVSNKELNQLVAAALATDALGAKLTGGGRGGCMIALADNKTSADRISAALLKAGAVNTWIHKMGED; this is encoded by the coding sequence ATGAAAGCAACAGGTACAGCAAATGGAAAAATTATTTTGATGGGAGAACATTCCGTTGTTTATGGCGAGCCTGCTGTGGCCATACCTTTTCCTGCTACTTCAATTGAAACAACGATTAAAAAAATAACTGGTCCTGTGACACTGGATTGTTTTTTCTATCATGGCCCATTTTCTCAGGCACCAGAACGATTATTGAATGTAACAACCGTTATTATGAAGACACTTGAAAAACTGCAACAACCACTTGAAAACTTTAGTATTACGATTAAAAGTACTATCCCGGCGGAACGAGGAATGGGTTCTAGTGCTGCTGTTGCTGCTGCAACTATCCGTGCGCTTTTTAATTATTTTAAAAAAGAGTTGACCACTGCTTGTTTAATGGAATTGACCGATATCTCTGAAAAGATTGCTCATGGAAATCCCAGCGGTTTAGACACGGCTATGACGAGCAGCCAATCCCCTCTTTTTTTCATTAAGGGACAGCCGATTATTCCTTTTTCGTTAAACGTATCTGCTTATTTAGTCGTAGCCGATACAGGAGTTACCGGCCAAACTAAAGAAGCCATAAATAGTATCGCTCTTTTATCTCAACGCTCTCCTGAAAAAACAACAGTTGGCATCCATACTCTTGGCAAACTAACGCGACAAGCAAAATTAGCCATTGAACAGAACCGGCCGGCTGATTTAGGTGTTTATATGAATGAAGCGCACCATCTTTTGGATTTTTTAGGCGTGAGCAATAAAGAGTTAAATCAGCTTGTTGCTGCAGCTTTAGCAACTGATGCTTTAGGCGCTAAGCTGACCGGCGGCGGACGCGGCGGATGTATGATTGCTTTGGCCGATAATAAAACAAGTGCTGACCGTATTTCTGCTGCTTTATTAAAAGCCGGAGCAGTGAATACATGGATTCACAAAATGGGAGAGGACTAA
- a CDS encoding tripartite tricarboxylate transporter permease yields MDIFLLFQMVVASLSAVVLYTFIGFIPGTDETSVLVPVSLALVLAGTAPMIILTFFISAIITLNLTNAMPTALVGLPGGVLSSPMIEHALYLKNQGLSTITIKKMAAGSLIGTVVSVPVSLLLANLLTPFATVIQPYASLLFVIGAVFLSVIGKHKSLALLSIVPLALLFQSLRHLYWGMGVVPKDTNITTSFFLGITIGPLIISLMSLLNKDNRTNMLTDQLKTIAIPKELNKKQRLNPFKILSKQEIKSASLVSFISNFLFVLSPVGLIILFGEAVANRKKDPVEKASTTITSMSALAHSTYLSGIIIPLIALGIPLSPTAIGPGSALFNAPPVFTVTHNLHHLLSRGEFVWAILVGAVISSLISYVIIIRYAGLISHFVLTKIPHEAVLGLFISFILLLAYMDAGLINIFGVLLIGIICGTLNKMGVNYGIQFMTLYAAPWIVEKLAAL; encoded by the coding sequence ATGGATATCTTCTTATTGTTTCAAATGGTTGTTGCTTCACTATCAGCTGTTGTATTGTATACCTTTATCGGTTTTATTCCTGGAACAGATGAAACTTCCGTTCTTGTACCCGTTTCGTTGGCACTCGTTTTAGCAGGAACAGCTCCGATGATTATTTTGACCTTTTTCATTTCAGCTATCATAACATTAAATTTAACCAATGCCATGCCCACTGCTCTTGTGGGATTGCCGGGCGGAGTTTTATCCAGTCCGATGATTGAACATGCTTTATACTTAAAAAACCAAGGTTTATCCACGATTACAATCAAAAAAATGGCTGCCGGATCTTTGATCGGTACGGTTGTTTCTGTCCCAGTTTCTTTGTTGTTAGCTAACTTGCTAACTCCTTTTGCTACAGTCATTCAACCTTATGCTTCCTTATTATTTGTTATCGGTGCTGTTTTTTTATCTGTGATTGGAAAACACAAATCTTTAGCACTGCTTAGTATCGTGCCATTAGCGTTATTATTCCAAAGTCTGCGTCACCTTTATTGGGGAATGGGTGTAGTTCCAAAAGATACCAATATCACAACTTCTTTTTTCTTAGGTATCACCATCGGACCACTGATCATTTCGCTTATGTCTTTATTAAATAAAGACAATCGGACCAACATGTTGACGGACCAATTAAAAACGATTGCGATTCCAAAAGAATTAAATAAAAAACAACGTTTGAATCCTTTTAAAATTTTATCTAAACAAGAAATAAAATCAGCTTCATTGGTTTCTTTTATTTCGAATTTTTTATTTGTTTTAAGCCCTGTCGGTTTGATTATCTTATTCGGCGAAGCTGTGGCTAATCGAAAAAAAGACCCTGTTGAAAAAGCTTCAACGACTATCACATCAATGAGTGCACTGGCTCATTCAACTTACCTATCAGGTATTATCATTCCATTGATTGCTTTAGGTATTCCATTATCACCAACTGCTATTGGACCAGGAAGTGCTTTATTCAATGCACCGCCTGTTTTCACGGTAACACATAACTTGCACCATCTGTTGAGCCGGGGCGAATTTGTTTGGGCTATTTTAGTAGGCGCAGTGATATCCAGCTTGATTTCTTATGTTATCATTATTCGTTATGCAGGACTCATTTCTCATTTTGTCCTGACCAAAATTCCTCATGAAGCTGTTTTAGGGTTGTTCATTTCATTTATCCTACTATTAGCCTACATGGACGCTGGTTTAATCAATATCTTCGGTGTTTTATTGATTGGGATCATCTGCGGGACACTAAATAAAATGGGAGTTAATTACGGGATTCAGTTTATGACTCTCTACGCTGCTCCTTGGATCGTTGAAAAGTTGGCCGCTTTATAA
- the coaA gene encoding type I pantothenate kinase gives MKESATYHIIERNEWKELNKNTVAPLSHQELEELTGLNDRISIKDVEEVYVPIIQLLDVYIRQYEQLQAQKNKFLGKKTISKPYIIGIAGSVAVGKSTTARLLQTMLSRVYKNKTVDMITTDGFLYPNAVLQKEQIMDRKGFPESYDMPRLISFLGDVKNGKENVTTPVYSHEIYDIVEGEFHVLNKPDILIVEGINILQLPANEQIYISDFFDFSMYVDAEPAQIEKWYLERFGVLLDTAFTDPDNYYYSYAQGNREDAFAMARGVWKKVNLRNLMEFILPTRNRADLILHKSGNHVIDHLLLRKY, from the coding sequence ATGAAAGAATCAGCAACGTATCATATTATTGAACGGAATGAATGGAAAGAGTTAAATAAAAACACAGTCGCACCGTTGTCTCATCAAGAATTAGAAGAACTTACAGGTTTGAATGACCGAATTTCGATAAAAGATGTGGAAGAAGTATATGTACCGATCATTCAACTATTGGATGTGTATATACGTCAGTATGAACAACTACAAGCACAAAAAAATAAATTTTTGGGTAAAAAAACGATAAGCAAACCCTATATTATCGGGATAGCAGGAAGTGTGGCCGTAGGAAAAAGTACGACTGCACGCTTATTGCAGACGATGCTTTCTCGTGTATATAAAAATAAAACGGTGGATATGATCACAACCGATGGTTTTCTTTACCCCAATGCGGTATTGCAAAAAGAACAGATCATGGACCGTAAAGGATTTCCAGAAAGTTATGATATGCCACGTTTGATTTCTTTTTTAGGAGATGTAAAAAATGGCAAGGAAAATGTGACCACGCCAGTTTATTCTCATGAAATTTACGACATTGTTGAAGGAGAATTTCATGTATTGAACAAGCCGGATATTTTAATAGTAGAGGGAATAAATATTTTGCAGTTGCCTGCTAATGAGCAAATTTACATCAGTGATTTTTTTGACTTTTCGATGTACGTTGATGCTGAACCGGCACAAATTGAAAAATGGTATTTAGAACGATTTGGAGTGCTATTAGATACAGCTTTTACCGATCCTGATAACTATTATTATTCTTATGCACAAGGTAATCGGGAAGATGCGTTTGCCATGGCCCGAGGAGTTTGGAAAAAAGTCAATTTGCGCAACTTGATGGAGTTTATTTTACCAACGCGCAATCGAGCAGATTTGATCTTGCATAAGAGCGGAAATCATGTGATCGACCACTTATTGTTGCGAAAATATTAA
- the guaA gene encoding glutamine-hydrolyzing GMP synthase produces the protein MATDLTNIEKIIVLDFGSQYNQLITRRIREFGVFSELISHKVTAEELSKMNAKGIIFSGGPMSVYDEGAFTIDQKIFELGIPILGICYGMQLMTTALGGKVAASSNREYGKADIEITNSAAPVFEALAAQETVWMSHGDLVTHVPEGFTVTATSPHCPIASMFDPARNFHAVQFHPEVRHTEQGNAMLKNFAFNICGCKGTWSISNFIDIEIAKIRETVGDKKVLLALSGGVDSSVVGVLLQKAIGDQLTCIFVDHGLLRKDEGDQVMDSLEGKFGLNVIRVDAKKRFMDKLAGVSDPEQKRKIIGNEFIYVFDDEATKLKGIEFLAQGTLYTDVIESGTDTAQTIKSHHNVGGLPEDMQFKLIEPLNTLFKDEVRELGIELGMPESLVWRQPFPGPGLGIRVLGELTEEKLEIVRESDAILREEIAAAGLDRDIWQYFTVLPGIRSVGVMGDGRTYDYTVGIRAVTSIDGMTSDFARIPWDVLQKISVRIVNEVAHVNRIVYDITSKPPATIEWE, from the coding sequence ATGGCTACTGATTTAACAAATATTGAAAAAATTATCGTGCTTGATTTTGGAAGTCAATACAATCAATTGATTACACGACGTATTCGTGAATTTGGTGTGTTTTCTGAATTAATTTCTCACAAAGTAACAGCTGAAGAGCTAAGCAAGATGAATGCAAAAGGAATTATCTTCTCAGGCGGACCAATGAGCGTTTACGATGAAGGAGCCTTTACCATTGATCAAAAGATTTTTGAACTAGGCATACCCATTTTAGGAATCTGTTATGGTATGCAATTAATGACAACTGCATTAGGCGGAAAAGTAGCAGCCAGCTCAAACCGTGAATACGGAAAAGCGGATATCGAAATCACTAATTCGGCAGCCCCTGTATTTGAAGCTTTAGCAGCACAAGAAACCGTTTGGATGAGCCATGGTGATTTGGTGACACATGTTCCAGAAGGCTTCACAGTTACAGCAACCAGCCCTCATTGTCCAATTGCTTCGATGTTCGATCCAGCAAGAAACTTCCATGCTGTTCAATTTCATCCTGAAGTGCGCCATACAGAACAAGGCAATGCCATGCTGAAAAACTTTGCGTTTAACATTTGCGGATGTAAAGGAACATGGAGCATCAGCAACTTTATTGATATTGAAATTGCAAAAATCCGGGAAACAGTAGGCGATAAAAAAGTCTTACTAGCTTTATCCGGCGGGGTCGATTCAAGTGTTGTAGGTGTTTTACTGCAAAAAGCGATCGGCGATCAGCTGACGTGTATCTTTGTTGACCACGGCTTGTTGCGTAAAGATGAAGGCGACCAAGTAATGGATAGTTTGGAAGGCAAATTCGGCTTGAATGTTATCCGTGTAGATGCGAAAAAACGCTTTATGGATAAATTAGCTGGTGTCAGCGATCCTGAACAAAAACGTAAAATTATCGGAAATGAATTTATTTATGTTTTTGATGACGAAGCGACAAAATTAAAAGGCATTGAATTTTTGGCACAAGGAACGCTTTACACGGACGTGATCGAAAGTGGAACCGATACGGCTCAAACGATCAAATCACATCACAACGTAGGCGGATTGCCTGAAGACATGCAGTTTAAATTGATCGAACCTTTAAATACTCTGTTTAAAGATGAAGTTCGTGAATTAGGCATCGAATTGGGTATGCCAGAAAGCTTAGTTTGGCGTCAACCTTTCCCAGGTCCTGGATTAGGTATTCGTGTCCTTGGTGAACTGACAGAAGAAAAACTAGAAATCGTGCGTGAAAGTGATGCTATTTTACGTGAAGAGATTGCAGCAGCAGGTCTTGACCGTGACATTTGGCAATATTTCACCGTTCTGCCAGGAATCCGCAGCGTCGGAGTTATGGGAGACGGCCGGACATACGACTACACAGTCGGTATTCGTGCTGTAACCTCGATTGACGGTATGACAAGTGATTTTGCACGTATCCCATGGGATGTCTTGCAAAAGATCTCTGTGCGCATTGTAAATGAAGTTGCACATGTTAACCGTATCGTGTACGACATTACGAGCAAGCCACCAGCAACTATTGAGTGGGAATAG
- a CDS encoding DUF3021 family protein, which translates to MILFKKVLLRGAIPFIIMTGISFLMKAQNLDSFQVRSTFVTGLIITAVAAASVIYDIKHWSLLKQSVVHFIIMLGTVLPCLLLSGWFPVGEAQDILKIVVIFLVTGIVLWLLAYFIIVKFFNAS; encoded by the coding sequence ATGATATTATTCAAAAAAGTTCTGTTAAGGGGAGCTATTCCTTTTATCATCATGACAGGAATCTCTTTCCTCATGAAAGCACAAAATCTAGATTCGTTTCAGGTAAGATCCACATTTGTTACGGGATTGATCATAACTGCTGTTGCTGCTGCATCTGTTATCTATGATATAAAGCATTGGTCACTATTAAAACAATCTGTAGTACATTTTATCATCATGTTAGGTACGGTTCTTCCGTGCCTCCTCTTAAGTGGATGGTTTCCCGTTGGAGAAGCTCAAGATATATTAAAGATAGTCGTCATTTTTTTAGTGACAGGTATCGTCTTATGGTTGCTCGCCTATTTTATCATTGTAAAATTTTTCAATGCATCATAA
- the arr gene encoding NAD(+)--rifampin ADP-ribosyltransferase: METKKNALDQGPFFHGTKAALELGDMLEPKNKSNFEGDRISNYIYFTATLDAAKWGAELAQGARKERIYLVEPTGTFENDPNLTDKRFPGNPTRSYRSSSPLKVVAELANWEQHPKETIDQMLADLQKIREEGKADIED, translated from the coding sequence ATGGAGACAAAAAAAAACGCATTAGATCAGGGACCTTTTTTTCACGGCACAAAAGCAGCTTTAGAATTAGGGGACATGCTTGAACCGAAAAACAAATCAAATTTTGAAGGAGATCGGATCTCAAACTATATTTATTTTACTGCTACACTTGATGCGGCAAAATGGGGCGCAGAATTGGCACAAGGAGCGAGAAAAGAGCGGATCTATTTAGTAGAACCAACCGGCACTTTTGAGAATGATCCTAATTTGACCGATAAGCGGTTTCCTGGCAACCCAACGCGCTCTTATCGCTCTTCTTCTCCATTGAAAGTCGTTGCTGAACTTGCAAATTGGGAGCAACATCCCAAAGAAACCATTGATCAAATGCTTGCTGATCTACAAAAAATTCGAGAGGAAGGCAAAGCAGACATTGAGGATTAA
- a CDS encoding bacteriocin immunity protein, producing MKNESKPLVHDLHNSLDQPNMEDIKEVLLKVYTKLEESKENVPLINRLVNFIYFTGCHQKLTFSKEQESLIRKLSEIGQTAGVNGVYRSSYGDKTQF from the coding sequence ATGAAAAATGAATCTAAACCACTCGTACATGACCTGCATAATAGTCTCGATCAACCCAATATGGAAGATATTAAAGAAGTTTTATTAAAAGTGTACACGAAGTTGGAAGAGTCTAAAGAAAATGTTCCTCTTATTAATCGTCTTGTTAATTTTATTTATTTTACTGGCTGCCATCAAAAATTAACCTTTAGTAAAGAACAGGAAAGCTTGATTAGAAAATTGAGTGAGATTGGACAAACAGCTGGAGTGAATGGGGTATACCGTTCTAGCTATGGTGATAAAACACAGTTTTAA
- the uvsE gene encoding UV DNA damage repair endonuclease UvsE, with translation MKIGYACLTLGVYNTNFKTCTLKTATQENLLNITAHNLETLDRILDYNIKMGIKLFRISSDIIPFGSSPVNDLPWDEIFQEKFQMIGEKLKAENIRVSMHPGQYTVLNSANTEVMKRAIEDLNYHNRFLTALGTEKSSKIILHIGGIYGDKTAAIARFGKNYQLLNQRVKDRLVIENDDKSYNIGDVLQIGTTNHIPVVYDNLHNQVLPFDVSKDDNYFITLANQTWQADDGRQKIHYSQGAPLKRAGSHSKTIDLEVFNEFLKGIPNVDIMLEVKDKNLSAVKANNLIAYNKNINNLEKEWARYKYNILEHDPNRYKEIRNLLKDKAGYPVVEFYALIDQALTIEPSQGHQLNAASHVWGYFKDQAIESEKKKYLSYIESFKKGTYSINAVKGLLLKMAEKYDNEYLLNSYYFYF, from the coding sequence ATGAAAATCGGTTATGCTTGCTTGACCCTAGGAGTCTACAATACAAATTTTAAAACCTGTACACTTAAAACCGCAACACAAGAAAACCTGTTAAACATTACCGCACACAATCTAGAAACATTAGATAGAATTCTAGATTACAACATTAAAATGGGCATTAAACTTTTTAGAATCAGTTCAGATATCATTCCATTTGGTTCGAGTCCTGTTAATGATCTTCCTTGGGATGAGATTTTCCAAGAAAAGTTTCAAATGATTGGTGAAAAACTAAAAGCTGAGAACATTAGAGTGTCGATGCACCCTGGTCAATACACTGTCTTAAACTCAGCCAACACAGAAGTTATGAAAAGAGCGATAGAAGATTTAAATTACCATAATCGGTTTTTAACTGCATTGGGAACAGAGAAATCCAGTAAAATCATTTTGCATATCGGCGGTATATACGGTGATAAAACAGCAGCCATTGCGAGATTTGGAAAAAACTACCAACTCTTGAATCAGAGAGTTAAAGATAGACTGGTCATTGAAAACGATGATAAATCTTACAACATAGGCGATGTATTACAAATAGGGACAACTAACCATATTCCTGTAGTCTATGACAACTTGCATAACCAGGTGCTGCCGTTTGACGTATCAAAAGACGATAACTACTTTATCACTTTAGCAAACCAGACTTGGCAAGCTGATGACGGTCGGCAAAAAATTCATTACTCTCAAGGTGCACCTTTAAAAAGAGCAGGCAGTCATTCTAAAACAATCGACTTAGAAGTATTCAACGAATTTTTAAAAGGTATTCCCAATGTGGATATTATGCTTGAAGTAAAGGATAAAAATCTTTCTGCTGTTAAAGCTAATAATCTGATTGCCTATAATAAAAACATAAACAATCTGGAAAAAGAATGGGCTCGCTATAAATACAATATTCTGGAACACGACCCAAATCGTTACAAAGAGATTCGCAACTTATTAAAAGACAAAGCAGGTTACCCGGTGGTAGAGTTTTATGCACTTATTGACCAAGCGCTTACTATAGAGCCAAGCCAAGGACATCAGCTGAATGCTGCATCTCATGTATGGGGTTATTTTAAAGACCAAGCAATAGAATCAGAAAAGAAAAAATACCTTTCTTATATTGAGTCATTTAAAAAAGGAACGTATTCCATCAACGCTGTAAAAGGTCTCTTATTAAAAATGGCTGAAAAATACGACAATGAGTATCTATTGAACAGTTACTACTTTTATTTTTAA
- a CDS encoding MarR family winged helix-turn-helix transcriptional regulator: MHQNMELLYSVNQYTQTVMKKWTAAFPYPISISALLVLGELKTKGQQKQVTLAKFLKVTPGAMTNIANMIVQEKYAERVYDEKDRRITRLVITEQGKELVEAARTTEAKVNTDLLKVLSQKEKETFLELFRKINE, encoded by the coding sequence ATGCATCAAAATATGGAATTGCTCTATTCAGTCAATCAGTATACACAAACTGTTATGAAAAAATGGACAGCTGCCTTTCCTTACCCTATTAGTATCTCAGCGTTGTTAGTCCTAGGTGAATTAAAAACAAAAGGACAGCAAAAACAAGTTACACTGGCTAAGTTTTTAAAAGTAACACCAGGAGCAATGACTAATATAGCCAATATGATTGTGCAGGAAAAATATGCTGAGCGCGTTTATGATGAAAAGGACCGGCGTATTACACGGTTAGTCATTACAGAACAAGGAAAAGAACTAGTAGAAGCTGCACGGACCACTGAAGCCAAGGTCAACACTGATTTACTTAAAGTTCTTTCACAAAAAGAAAAAGAGACTTTTTTAGAGCTTTTTCGAAAAATTAACGAATAA
- a CDS encoding SDR family NAD(P)-dependent oxidoreductase → MLLEKKVAIITGGAGGIGAGMSRALAAEGANIAIVDLNEEKGTELVNELEDMGVEAIFLNKDISLEESAKEIRETVVKKFGKIDVLINNAHASRQAAFMETTNEMFELSFKTGFLATLFLMRACYEDLKATKGAVINFGSGSAMKGMETQASYAASKEAIRGLSRVIANEWAPEGIRVNLISPIAETEGVKSWKENFPDEYTAMANQIPLKRLGDPQKDIGQVAVFLASDMSSFMTGQTLMVDGGSIQLY, encoded by the coding sequence ATGTTACTAGAGAAGAAGGTCGCCATTATTACAGGCGGTGCGGGCGGTATTGGAGCAGGTATGTCAAGAGCATTAGCTGCAGAAGGCGCCAATATTGCAATTGTCGATTTGAATGAAGAAAAAGGAACAGAACTTGTTAATGAATTAGAAGATATGGGTGTTGAGGCAATATTTTTAAATAAAGATATTTCACTAGAAGAGAGTGCAAAAGAAATAAGAGAGACAGTGGTTAAGAAATTCGGCAAAATTGATGTTTTAATCAATAATGCGCATGCATCTCGACAAGCTGCTTTTATGGAAACGACAAATGAGATGTTCGAGTTATCCTTTAAAACTGGTTTTTTAGCAACATTATTCTTAATGCGGGCTTGTTATGAAGATTTAAAAGCAACGAAAGGCGCAGTAATCAACTTTGGTTCAGGTTCGGCTATGAAGGGAATGGAAACACAAGCCTCTTATGCAGCAAGTAAAGAAGCTATTCGTGGTCTGTCTCGTGTCATTGCAAATGAATGGGCACCAGAAGGCATCCGTGTAAACCTTATTTCCCCAATTGCAGAAACGGAAGGCGTGAAAAGCTGGAAAGAAAATTTTCCTGATGAATACACTGCAATGGCTAATCAAATTCCTCTTAAACGTTTGGGAGATCCACAAAAGGATATTGGTCAAGTTGCTGTTTTCTTAGCAAGTGATATGAGCAGCTTTATGACTGGGCAAACACTAATGGTTGATGGTGGTTCCATTCAACTATATTAA
- the ndk gene encoding nucleoside-diphosphate kinase, with the protein MTEKTLVLVKPDAVERNLIGNILTEYERNGLKIIDLKLLQASSAMAEKHYAEHEGKPFFDRLVAYLTRSPLAALVLEGENAVERVRALNGTTDPEKSGDNTIRALYGLSLSENTVHASDSPESAERERSIWFA; encoded by the coding sequence ATGACAGAAAAAACGCTTGTATTAGTGAAACCAGATGCGGTGGAACGCAATTTGATTGGAAATATTTTAACAGAATATGAAAGAAACGGTTTGAAAATCATTGACTTGAAACTGTTGCAAGCTTCTTCAGCAATGGCAGAAAAACATTATGCAGAGCATGAAGGAAAACCATTCTTCGATAGATTAGTTGCTTATCTTACAAGAAGTCCATTAGCTGCCCTTGTTTTAGAAGGCGAAAATGCAGTTGAACGAGTTCGGGCACTGAATGGAACAACAGATCCAGAAAAATCTGGGGATAATACCATTCGTGCACTTTATGGGCTTAGTTTATCTGAAAATACAGTTCATGCTTCTGATTCACCAGAAAGCGCCGAGAGAGAACGGTCCATTTGGTTCGCTTAA